DNA from Prevotella melaninogenica:
GGGCATAATACCCCTAATTTATAACGACACAAAATTAAGAAATAAAATCGAATTATACCTATATAATAGAAAGAAAAGTTCCTCTCTTAATTTCCCTTTTCTCTTAGTTTAGTAGCCAAGTGATGCCCAATCCAATGTTACTATATCGTGAGAACTCGTTGAAAGATATGTCGTAGTAAGTGTTTAGGTGCAGTCGTGGTGAAACCTTATAATCCATTCCGACTTCACTCATAAAGTTGAAGTGGCTGTCATGTCCTGGTTTTGCCCAGTCGTCCTGTCGCTTTGAGTTGTATCGGTTATAGCTTTCTACGAAGAAGCTCCACTTGTCAGTAGGCTGATAAGTGAGGTTAGCACCAAAGAAAAGGTCAGGACTTTCTGTATCTCCATCCCATTCACCTCCCAAGTCATAACCCAATGTAAACTTACTACTCAATTCGTTTTCGAATAAGAGGTGAGCTTGAATACCTACATGTTTGGGAAGGTAGTGTGCATTACTACCACCAGGAATGAGTATTGTACCCATAAAGGAAACCTTTGGAATCACCTTTCCACCCTCATAAACCTTGATTTTCGTACCAATAGCGGCATTCGCAATACCCCCAAAATTCCCTTCAGGCGTATGGGTTATACATTCATCAATCTGTAGTCTTACCTCCGCTTGTGGAGTCAGTCCAAGACGAAACAAAGATGTGTTGATAGTGAAAGTACGTGCGTGTCCACCGTTTCTTCTGTCCCATTCAAGTACGATACCAGTTTCCCAATCAATCTTTCCTGGTTTCATGATGTCGACACCAGTCGTAGCACCAGGGGCATCTGGAGAGAAATCTTCAGTGTCTTGTGCCATTGAATTTGCAGAGACGAACGTAAGGAGAGATAAACATAAAGTTCTCCTTAAACCACTTCTAAGATAGGCTATCATAGTCTTCTTTCTTTCTAATAATGTTGTTGTTTGTTTTAATGTGGATTACAGTCCCCTATTCGTAATCTTATCTTTTTACCCTCATCTTTCTATAGGGGAATGTTATATCAGCTACAAAGATACGCATTAATCGTTTGAAAATGCGTATTTTATGGTTAAAGTCTTCCTTATCTGTGAAAACCAATGGCGTTTTGCTATCTTTTTTACGACTGATAGCTACTCATTCCACCCCCTTTCTATTGTCGTACTGATACTCCGCACATGATGTGCTAACGCTCCGCACATATTGTGCTAACGCCTCGCACGTGTGGTGCGGAGGCTCCGCACCCTATAAAGAGAGGCTCGTGTCGATGGATGAAATTCAACTTGTAAAAAGCAGTTGATGCTTCATAGTTATACAGGTTGGCATTCTTTGTTTATAAAGATAATATGTACCTTTGCATGTTCGGAGATAATAATCAGCATATGAAGCTAAATAATACGATAGAAGAAGGAAACGAAGAACGTACAGCCTTGGGCATTCTGCTCACGATAAGTTTTTGTCATCTGTTAGATGACACAATGCATTCGATGCTCCCAGCAATTTACCCGATGTTGAAAGATGAGTTTGGATTATCCTTCTTTCAAGTTGGAATCATAACGTTAGTACTACAGCTAACCTCTTCCATCATCCAACCCTTCGTCGGACTCTATGCCGATAAGCATCATGGTTGGTGGCAATTGCCTGTGAGTATGGTGTTCACGCTTATAGGAATCTTTATGCTTTCGTATGCCGATAGTTTCCTTGTCATCTTATTATCTGTATCATTGTTCGGCTTAGGCTCTTCTATATTCCATCCGCAAGGTTCGCAAGTGGCACAGCAAGCCTCTGGTGGACGCAATGGTTTAGCACAGAGTATTTTCCAGGTAGGAGGCAATGGTGGCTTTGCAGCAGGACCATTGTTTGCAGCCCTGATAGTGATACCAGTCGGCTTGAGTGGTGTACGCTGGTTTGCGTTTATAGCCCTTCTTTTAGCCGTTATACTGATTTATATAGGAAAATGGCATGTAAAACAATTAAAGGTCGTTCGTAAACGGAGTAGGGCAAGATGGACAACAGCAAAGGCATATACACGTAATCAGATTTATGGATTTGTATTTATCCTTTTCGTGTTGATGTTCTCCAAGAACTTTTATACAGAGAGTATGGTCAGCTATTTCACCTTCTTTCTGATAGAGAAGTTCGGGGTATCTATTCAAACTTCCCAATTCTGCCTGTTTGTTTTCTTAGCAGCAGAAGTTGTCGGAACCCTTCTTGGAGGCTGGATAGGCGACCGCTACGGGCGTAAATACGTGATATGGTTCTCTATCTTTGGGGCAGCACCATTCACAATCATGCTCCCTTATGTGGGTAGTCTTGCTGGAACAATTATCTTATCAGCCATCATTGGGCTCATTATAGCATCAGCCTTTTCTGCAATATTGGTTTATGCAACCGACCTCATGCCTAATCATATCGGTACGATAGCCGGTATCTTCTATGGACTTTCATTTGGTCTTGGCGGTCTTGGAAGTACCTTCTTTGGATGGTTAGCCGACCAGACGAGTATTCTCTTTGTCTTTAAAGTAAGTACATTACTCCCATTATTAGGTATTATAGCCGTCTATTTGCCAAAGATGAAGCGTGAGTAAGCTACATGTTTGATTATAGTCTTGTCATTAATAAATTTATTTTCTGCGTAATGGAGGACTATATTAGGCAATGAAAAAAGGCAAAGAGCAGTTTGGAAAGACTATAGTTAGAGGTTCATCCTTTAGCTAAAGAAATCCCTATTCTTTGCTTTTTGCTATCAGTTAATAGATGAAATTCATTTTAATTCCTTATCTTTGCAAATAGAATCCCTTTTCCTTAGAAAGGGAAGCAATCATATTACTATTTAATCCTTGGCTTGTTTAATACGAAAGTATATGGGCAGGGCGGATACCAAATATTAAAAACCTACATGAAACAAAAGAAACTTTTAGTGACCTTCGCTTTGGGCATGTGTGCCCTTACGGCAGCTCATGCACAGGATAATGACTTCGATTTAGGCAGTCAGCGTTCGGAAGTGCAGTTAGTTAATCCTGTTCCTGGTAAGAAGATTGACCATCAGGGACTCGTTATTAATCCTACACCACGTTACGTGAAACTGACAGGTGAGGGAACAGTAGACATCAGTGGTGGTGTTAAACTTGACCAACCGCAGCCTGCTCGTAAGCAGAGTTGGGACTATTGGACTGACCTTAACTTCCTTTCTCGTGCTGATAAGGGTCTTCCAATGAAGATACAATTAGTGAAGATACCTGTGCTTTTGAAAGATGGAGAGCAGAGTGGGGCCGATGTAGACGGTGCTTACACACTAAGAATCACCAAGAAAGGAATCACACTTCTGGCTGATTATGACTTAGGAGTATTCTATGGTATACAGACTTTGCGCCAAATTATGGAGAACCCATCCGTAGAAGGCGGTAAGAAACTACCTTGTTTGGAAATCAATGATGCACCAGTATTTGCCTATCGTGGTGTTGTGGAGGGTTTCTATGGTACACCATGGTCGCACGCAGTACGCCTTTCATTGATTGACTTCTATGGTAAGTACAAGATGAATACTTATATCTATGGACCAAAGGATGACCCTTATCACAGTTCTCCTAACTGGCGTCTGCCTTATCCAGAGAATGAGATGAAGGACATCAAGGAACTTGTTGCAGCCTGCAAGAAGAACCGTGTAGACTTCGTTTGGGCTATTCATCCAGGTAAGGATATCAAGTGGAACGAGGAAGACTATCAGAATCTTATGCACAAACTTGACCTCATGTATCAAGCTGGTGTGAAGTCATTTGCTATCTTCTTTGATGATATCTCAGGCGAGGGAACCAACCCTAACCGACAAGTTGAGCTGTTGAATCGTTTGACAAAGGAGTTTGTAAAGGCAAAGGGTGACGTTGCTCCGCTGATTATTTGTCCTACAGACTATTCTAAGTTGTGGGCAAAGGCAGACGAGAACGGGCCATTGAGCATCTATGGTAAGACCCTCGACCCATCTGTACGTGTGTTCTGGACAGGCGATGTTGTTTGTAGCGATGTGACAAAGAGTACACTCGATTGGGTGGATAGTCGCATCAAGCGTCCTGCTTTCTTCTGGTGGAACTATGCTGTAACGGACTATGTACGCAATATTGTATTGCAGGGTCCGGTTTATGGATTGGAGACATCGCTCACCGATCAGGATATGTGTGGTCTTGTCAGCAACCCAATGGAGCATGGAGAAGCATCAAAACTCTCTCTTTATAGTGTAGCTGATTATACATGGAATCCATCTGATTATAACCCAATCGACAGCTGGGAGCGTGGCTTGGAGGTGATGATGCCACGTGCAAAGGAGGCTTACCGCACCTTCGCTATCCATTCTGCCGATACGGAGACAGGCTATCGTCGTGACGAATCTTGGGAAACAGAGACCTTCCGTTTAGCTGATTACACCAAGGAAAAGCGTGATAAACTCTATCAGGAGTTCGAACGTGTGGCTAAAGCACCTGCTGAGATTGAGGCTGGTTGCACTGATAATCTCTTGATGAAGGAGCTAAAGCCTTGGCTTACAGAGTTTGCTAAGTTAGGCGAACGTGGTAAGAACGCTATCGAATTGATGGATCTCTATCGTAGTGGTGACAACTTGAAGTTCTGGAGTAAGTATGTTAAGAGCCGTATGTCTGCAGAAGATAAGAAAGCTTACGAGGCTCATAAGTCGGGAACTATGAAGTTGCAGCCATTCTACGACTTCGCTATGGACGACCTCGGTGATGCTTTCTATGAGAAGCTTTCAGGCGAAAAGGCATTCACACTACGTGGTATCGGTTCTTATAAGAATCTTAAGACAACTCAAGCTGGTTTGATGTTCGATGGCGATAGCATAACACATTACACCTCTGGTGAAGCACAGAAGGCTGGTGACTGGATGGGTGTAGCCCTCCCTGAACCAATGTCTGTACGTGAAGTGCATATCCTTCAGGGGCGTAACTCTACTGATGATTGCGACTTCTACGACCATGCAGCACTTGAATATTCTGTTGACGGCAAGACATGGAATACCATGTTGGGCGATATGAAGAACCAGTATGACATTCTTTGGCAGGGCGAACCAGTGCAAGCACGTTATATTCGTTTGCGTCGTCTTGACTCAGACCGTAAGAACTGGGCTTCTATTCGTTCGTTCGTAGTGGTACCTGCTGGTGCAGCTTCGCTTGAGTTTGAGAATTCTAAGGCTGGAGCAAACGATGTTCTTCTTGCGTTCGACCATCAGCCTGGTACATCTTTCAAGAATACAGGTGCTGTTTCGTTCGAGGTACCAAGTGGTATGACTTCTTACACCTTCATGCTTTCATTGCCAGAGGGTGGTTCTGTTCGCGTTTGCCAGTATGATAAGCGTAACAAGCTGAAGGCTGAGTTCACTTCTAATGAGCCTTTCTTCACTGTTGATGTGGCAAAGAAAGTAACGCGTATGGAGTTGATTGGTAAGGCAGAAGTGTTCGAGATTATTCCGAAGAAGTAAGGTGTTGAGGAATTAGATTACTGTATTAAGTAATATAAATATTAAAATAACGAGAGGGTATAAAAGTGGAATTACTTTTTATACCCTCTCGTTTTACGTTATGACTTTTGGTTCTTCAGTTAAATGTGTGAACGCTTTTCGTATTGCTTTAACGGAAGAATCGAAGTTACTCATTAAACAAAAAACATGGCTAAGACAGTCAACTTTCTGTCCTCTTATCATCCTATGACATTGAAAATCATTTCTTTTTAGACTTCAAAAATATGTAGATAGAAGTTTGAAAAATCATTACATAATTTCAAAGAAAACATCTATAATTAACGGTAAAAACACATATAAGAAGCAGGTTTGCAATCAACAGAGAATCAATTAGTTACCAAATGGTAAAATAAAAGGTGCTTTATTGGACTTCAAAAGGGCGTTAGTAAGGGTCTTAAAGGGCATCTTTTGCAAGTCAATTGGGCGTCTTTTAGAAGCCAAAAGAGCATGTATTGGTTTTGAGCTGTGTGAAAATAGTTTACAAGATTCGGCTAATGAGGGAATAATCTGTTTGTATAAGACAGATATACATTGTAGCTAATTACACTTGTCATATAGTTTATTCCTCTTTATAAAACCAACTAATTGGGGGTAATCATTCCGTTTATGTGGATTAATCTCATTCTACTAAGAATCTGCGCATTAAACGGATGAACCTGATTTTTTGTATTTGATAGGTGATATAATATTGATTACCGATATTATTAATAGTGCGCCACCTTCTATAACCGTAGTTGTGTCTTTACTGTACAAGCCTATTATTATGGCGAGTGCAGACATCACGATATCAAAGATGTTTTGTGTTCTATTACCAGTAAATACTTTTAAAATGTCCTGTGTCTTACTTTTCGTACATCCCCAGATACAGAAAACAATCAATATAAGGGTAAAAGCAGATAGTATGTAAACAAGGCTGTCTTGTTGGATATGAGTTATTACCAAGCATAATATAATAACCATTCTCATAGCCCAAGGTAAGAAATAGATAGGTTTACTCATACTTTGAATCTTATAGTTTATGATTAAAAAGTTATTTGTTCCTTGCAAAGATAGTTGTTTTCATTTAAAAAGAAAGTAAGTGTGGGTGAAAAAAATAGGAAAATCGTTGTAAGATAATGATATAGTAGTTCTTGTTCCTTTTAAAATATTTACTTCTCTACTTATTCCCAAGGTAAGAACGAAAAGGAATTGACGGACAATGTGAGATTAAAAGTTGCTTGTTGAAAGACAACAAATAAATTACAATAGGGATAGGCGATGGCGTCTGTCCCTATTGTTTGTAATAGGTTCGAGTGAATGATAATCTAAGAAATGAGGTGATGAAGCCCGAATTCATTTCTTTACGTTAAAGGTTAACACTGAACCTTTCTTCAAGATAACCCTTCGATTGGAATTGTCACTAAACAATGGAATGTCCTTGGTGCAAGTCAACGTTAGGATTTCTCCGGTCTTAGTCTTCTTATATTGATGCCTTAAGTTTTTTATATGCGAATCACAGGCACCATCATAATCGTTTATATGATAATCTTCTTTATTGATAGTCAGATATAATACGTCTGCATAAGCATAGGTACTGTATTGTACGCTTACGCCGTTAAAATGAGCGTTATAAACCTTATAGGATTTGTCGCACACGTCATCTTCGTCAGGTTCAATAGTGAAGTCTGCTTTTGAAGCTTTCCCCTTGACAGCTATTGTCTTACCCGCAACGATATGGAGGTTGGCATAAGCGTTCATAGATAGCTCTATCTCGCTTTTACTGTTGTTGAATATTGACCTCAAAAAAGCTGGTCTGCTCTTGTAGTCCAGATTGTTATCTTGAGCATTGGCAACCATGCAGGACAATACAAGTAATAAGCTTAAAATAATCTTTTTCATTGCTTAATTCTTTAATATTGATACATTCATTCATTAGAATTCTGTGAATGTTTGAGTTCAATAAATGTTTTTCGTTACCTTTGTTTGCGAATAGTAGCTGTTTTGTTGCTGTTCTTATAAAGTAGCATTGATATCGCTGCAAATGTAGATAATAGTTTTTAAATAAACAAACGTTGGATAGATTTTAGATAGGTTGACTTAGTTTTCGGTACTTTCTAACAACAAGTTGCCTCCATTTTGGTAACATACAGCAAGATATTTAGCCTTCCGCACCATTGGTGCTAACGCTCCGCACCATTGGTGCTTACCAATCGCACGGTACGTGCTGAGTACTAACACATCGGCTAAAGATGGGAAGAGAGGGTCTTAATAACACATAGTAATATGCTAATAGATCACTAATATGGGAAGGGTATATCAGCCATTACTAATCTTTTTGCTCCACTTCACTGATGAATTAAAATAACTATACAACACCGAAAGTTTTTGTTTAACTTTCGAGGTTTGTGCGTCTTCTAAAACTATCCTCATTTATTAGGATAGGCTAAGCCTCCTTATTTTAAGTCTAAATACTATACATTTTGTTTAAAATACTTTGATAAATCATTAAAATATAGTATTTTTGCAACGCATTATGTATGTACTCATACCAACATCTTGGTATCTAATTTAATGAACAATAATTACGAGAGGGAGGCTGAATACAGTCTTCTCGCTACATTCATTTAGGAATAATAATTCTAACAATTTAAATATTTAAAATCAAAACATTTATGTGGTTAATCAATTCATCTATTGGTAGAAAGGTGATTATGTCAGTTACTGGCATGGCCCTGATCCTATTCATGACGTTCCACTGCTGTATGAATCTTGTTGCGCTCTTCTCAGGAGAGGCTTACAACATGATTTGTGAGCTGTTGGGTGCCAACTGGTATGCAGTAGCAGCTACTGCTGGTCTTGGTGCATTGGCAGTTTGTCACATTGTTTATGCGTTCATCCTTACAGCGCAGAACCGCCGTGCACGTGGTGACAATCGTTATGCTGTTACAGAGAAGCCTGCAACTGTAGAGTGGGCAAGCCAGAACATGCTTGTTCTCGGTCTCATCGTGTTGCTCGGTCTTGGACTTCACTTCTTTAACTTCTGGTACAACATGATGTTTGCAGAGCTTACAGGTATGCATGTTCAGATTCCACCAAGTCATGGTTTTGAGTACATCCAGGTAACATTTGCTAATTCAGTTTACGTAGTTCTCTATGTTATTTGGATTGTAGCATTGTGGTTCCACCTCTCTCACGGTTTCTGGAGTGCTATGCAAACAGTTGGTGTCAACGGTAAAGTATGGTTCAACCGTTGGAAGACCATTGGTAACATTTATGTTACGCTGTTGATGCTTTGCTTCCTCATTGTAGTGCTTGCATTTGCTTTCCATTGTGCACCAAGCCTTTGCTGTGCTGCATAATTAAGTATCTAAGTTGAAAATTTAATTCAAAACAATCATGACAAAGATATTAGATTCCAAAATACCAGCAGGTCCTGTAGCCGAGAAGTGGACTAACTACAAGGCACATCAGCGTTTGGTTAACCCAAAGAATAAACTGAAACTGGATGTTATCGTTGTTGGTACAGGTCTGGCTGGTGCCAGTGCTGCCGCTTCTCTCGGTGAGATGGGCTTCAACGTATATAACTTCTGCATCCAAGACTCACCACGTCGTGCACACTCTATCGCTGCACAGGGTGGTATCAATGCTGCAAAGAACTATCAGAATGATGGTGACTCAGTTTACCGTCTTTTCTACGATACAGTAAAGGGTGGTGACTATCGTGCTCGTGAGGCTAACGTTTATCGTTTGGCTGAGGTTTCAAACGACATCATCGATCAGTGCGTTGCACAGGGAGTTCCATTCGCTCGTGAGTATGGTGGTATGCTTGCTAACCGTTCTTTCGGTGGTGCACAGGTAAGCCGTACTTTCTATGCAAAGGGTCAGACCGGTCAGCAGTTGTTGCTCGGTGCTTACTCTTCATTGAGTGCACAGGTTGCTACAGGTAAGGTAAAGCTCTATACTCGTTATGAGATGGAGGACGTAGTTATCGTTGACGGTCACGCTCGTGGTATCATTGCTAAGAACCTTGTGACTGGTAAATTAGAGCGTTTCACAGCTAATGCTGTTGTTATCGCTACTGGTGGTTATGGTAACGCATACTTCCTTTCAACCAACGCTATGGGTTGTAACTGTACAGCCGCTATCCAGTGCTACCGTAAGGGTGCTTACATGGCTAACCCTTCTTACGTTCAGATTCACCCAACTTGTATCCCTGTACACGGCGACAAGCAGTCTAAGCTGACCCTTATGTCAGAGTCTCTGCGTAATGATGGCCGTATCTGGGTTCCTAAGAAGCTCGAAGATGCAAAGGCATTGCAGGCAGGAACAAAGAAGGGATCTGATATTCCAGAGGAAGATCGCGACTATTACTTGGAGCGTCGTTACCCAGCATTCGGTAACCTCGTACCTCGTGACGTTGCATCACGTGCTGCTAAGGAGCGTTGCGACCATGGTTTCGGTGTTAACAACACTGGTCTTGCTGTGTTCCTCGACTTCTCTGAGTCTATCAACCGCCTTGGTATCGATACAATTCTTCAGCGTTATGGTAACCTCTTCGATATGTATGAGGAGATTACAGACGTTAATCCAGGCGAACTCGCTAATGAGATTAACGGCGTGAAGTACTATAATCCAATGATGATCTTCCCTGCTATCCACTACACAATGGGTGGTATCTGGGTTGACTATGAGCTGATGACAACCGTTCCTGGTCTGTTTGCTATTGGTGAGTGTAACTTCTCTGACCATGGTGCTAACCGTCTTGGTGCTTCTGCTTTGATGCAGGGTCTTGCTGATGGTTACTTCGTATTGCCATATACTATTCAGAACTACCTTGCTGATCAGGCACTCTGGGCAAAGGTTCCAACCGACCGTCCTGAGTTTGATGAGGCAGATAAGGCTGTTATGGCTGAGACAGATCGTTTGATGGGTATTCAGGGTAAGCGTTCTGTTGACTCTCTCCACAAGGAGCTTGGTCATATCATGTGGGAGTATGTAGGTATGGGTCGTACCAAGGAAGGTCTTGAGGAAGGTCTTAAGCAGTTGAAGGCTCTCCGCGAGGAATTCAACTCTAATCTCTTTATTCCAGGTAAGAAGGAAGGCTTGAACGTCGAACTTGATAAGGCAATTCACCTCCGTGACTTCATCCTTATGGGTGAGCTCGTAGCTTATGATGCATTGCATCGTGAGGAGAGTTGTGGTGGTCACTTCCGTGAGGAGCACCAGACAGAGGAAGGTGAGGCTAAGCGTGACGACGAGAACTTCTTCTATGTTGGCTGTTGGGAGTATCAGGGTGATGACACCAAGAGCCCAGAGCTTATCAAGGAACCTCTCGAGTATGAGGCAATCAAGGTACAAACACGTAATTATAAAAACTAGTTGACGAGTTGACGGGAGGACAAGTTGACAAGTTGTTAGCTTGTTCTGCCTTAAACATATTCCATTAGTATAATACAGACAATATACAAGATGTAATACAAACAAGGTCGATGAATACTCACAAGGATTTGATCGTCTGGCAGAAAGCAATGGAACTTGTCTTAGAAGTATATAAGGCAACAAAGACATATCCACGGGAAGAATTATTTGGATTAGCTTCCCAAATGCGTAGAGCCGTTGTATCAATTCCCTCGAACATAGCAGAAGGCTATGGCAGAATCCATACTCGTGAAACTGAGAGATTCCTTAGTATAGCATTAGGTTCTGCGTGTGAGTTAGAAACTCAATTGATTCTATCGAAAGACTTAGGGTATATCTCGACAGAACTTGCACAGCAACTATGCGATAAGACCCAAGGCATAATTAGGATGCTAACGTCTTTGATTAAGACTCTGAACAAATAACTTGTTTACTTCACAACTTGTTTACTTGTCAACTAAAACATAACACAATGGCAAAGAATATATCATTCACAATTAAGTATTGGAAGCAGAATGGTCCACAGGATCAGGGTCATTTCGATACACATGAGATGAAGAATATCCCAGATGACACCTCATTCCTTGAGATGCTTGACATCCTTAATGAGGAGTTGATTGCTGCTGGTGATGAACCATTCGTCTTCGATCACGACTGCCGCGAGGGTATTTGCGGTATGTGTTCACTCTATATCAATGGTACTCCACATGGTAAGACTGAGCGTGGTGCAACAACCTGTCAGCTTTATATGCGCCGTTTCAACGATGGTGATGTTATCACTGTTGAGCCATGGCGTTCAGCTGGTTTCCCAGTAATCAAGGACTGTATGGTAGACCGTACAGCATTCGATAAGATTATTCAGGCTGGTGGTTACACATCAATCCGTACTGGTCAGGCACAGGATGCTAACGCTATTCTTATCTCTAAGGACAATGCTGATGAGGCTATGGACTGTGCAACATGTATCGGTTGTGGTGCTTGTGTAGCTGCATGTAAGAATGGTTCTGCTATGCTCTTCGTTTCATCTAAGGTTAGCCAGTTGGCTCTCTTGCCACAGGGTAAGCCTGAGGCTGCTAAGCGTGCTAAGGCAATGGTTGCTAAGATGGATGAAGTTGGCTTCGGTAACTGTACTAACACACGTGCTTGCGAGGCTGTTTGTCCTAAGAACGAGAAGATTGCTAACATCGCTCGTTTGAACCGTGAGTTCATCAAGGCAAAGTTTGCTGATTAATCATAAGCAACAGGTAGTAGCCCTATAGACTACTACCAAGCTTATTCAATCATAGGAAATCCCATAGCTCTGATATATGAGTTATGGGATTTTTGTTTATATGTCCCAGTTAAGTTAGTATACGATACTTTATGATTTGAACCTCTTTTATATCCTTTGACCTTTGAGGTTTGACCTTTGAACTTTATGATTTTACTTTCACCGACTACGAATTACGCTAATTACTCGAATCCTTATCGCAACGTAATTCGTTTAATCAGTAGTCACAGATCGATAGTTTACGAGTTTAGAAGTTGATGAGTAGACTTATTATTTGTATCGATAAATAACAGCTAATTTAATAGATAAGGATTTGAAAAATAATTACATTGTATCGAGTAAAACCTCTATAAATAACGAAAAAAACACATATAAAAAGAAAGTTTGCAATCAACAGAGAATCAATTAGTTATCAAGTAGTAAAATAAAAGGTGCTTAATTGGACTTCAAAAGGGCGTTAGTTAGCCTTCAAAAGGGCACCTTTTGCAAGTCAATTAGGCGTCTTTTAGAAGCTAAAAGAGCATGTCTTGATTTTGAGTTATTGGAAAATTATTTACAAATATCGGCAGTGTGGAAGTATGCTGTTTGTAGAAGACGGATAGAAATCATATCAATTCGCATCTTATCTTGTATTTTATCCCTCTTTGTAAGACCATCTAATTTGGGAAAATCATACCATACAGGTATATAAGTCATTATTTTATTTTAATCTATTTATTTAATGTAGGAAGCTATTATCTTTGTGAAAGTAGTTCTGAAAGTACATGTTATGTCGCTGTAAGAGAATTGTTAAGCATAGAATAAGACATGCTTTGATGCCTATAAAGAAGACATTTTGAAGTGGGGTAGAACGGCTTGTAGCCATCGTGACACGAGAATAAAGTATCGAAAGTAATAGAGTTAATGCTTTTCCTCTTATTCTTCTTTTACTCTTTTTCCCTTTCAAAGCTATGCTTCAGCATTTTACCTTTTTACTCTTTTACCCTTGAATATCTGTCTTATCTCGTTTTTTTTTACTACTTTTGTACACAAAAGACGTAAAGACAATTAAAACCTACGAATATCAATGAGTGAGAACAAACTTTCCACTAACGAACAGGCACAGACTGCCGATGCTCCAGTAAAGGTCAGTTATACTGAATATAAAGTTATTCCATCACAGGGATATTGTATGATTGTGAAGTGTCGTAAGGGCGACCAGGCAGTCGTATTGAAGACTCTAAAGGAAGAATACCGTGAGCGTGTGTTGCTTCGTAATGCATTGAAGCGTGAGTTTAAACAGTGCCAACGACTCAATCACTCTGGTATTGTTCGCTATCAAGGGTTGGTTGAGGTTGATGGTTACGGACTTTGTATAGAGGAAGAGTATGTTGAAGGACGTACTTTACAGGCTTATCTCAAGGAAAATCATACTGACGATGAGAAGATAGCAATTATCAATCAGATTGCTGATGCACTGCGTTATGCGCATCAGCAAGGGATCATTCATCGTAATTTGAAGCCTTCAAATGTGCTTGTTACAACACAGGGTGACTATGTAAAACTCATTGATTTCAGTGTTCTTTCACCTGAAGATGTTAAGCCAACAGCTGATACAATACGCTT
Protein-coding regions in this window:
- a CDS encoding fumarate reductase/succinate dehydrogenase flavoprotein subunit, encoding MTKILDSKIPAGPVAEKWTNYKAHQRLVNPKNKLKLDVIVVGTGLAGASAAASLGEMGFNVYNFCIQDSPRRAHSIAAQGGINAAKNYQNDGDSVYRLFYDTVKGGDYRAREANVYRLAEVSNDIIDQCVAQGVPFAREYGGMLANRSFGGAQVSRTFYAKGQTGQQLLLGAYSSLSAQVATGKVKLYTRYEMEDVVIVDGHARGIIAKNLVTGKLERFTANAVVIATGGYGNAYFLSTNAMGCNCTAAIQCYRKGAYMANPSYVQIHPTCIPVHGDKQSKLTLMSESLRNDGRIWVPKKLEDAKALQAGTKKGSDIPEEDRDYYLERRYPAFGNLVPRDVASRAAKERCDHGFGVNNTGLAVFLDFSESINRLGIDTILQRYGNLFDMYEEITDVNPGELANEINGVKYYNPMMIFPAIHYTMGGIWVDYELMTTVPGLFAIGECNFSDHGANRLGASALMQGLADGYFVLPYTIQNYLADQALWAKVPTDRPEFDEADKAVMAETDRLMGIQGKRSVDSLHKELGHIMWEYVGMGRTKEGLEEGLKQLKALREEFNSNLFIPGKKEGLNVELDKAIHLRDFILMGELVAYDALHREESCGGHFREEHQTEEGEAKRDDENFFYVGCWEYQGDDTKSPELIKEPLEYEAIKVQTRNYKN
- a CDS encoding four helix bundle protein, giving the protein MNTHKDLIVWQKAMELVLEVYKATKTYPREELFGLASQMRRAVVSIPSNIAEGYGRIHTRETERFLSIALGSACELETQLILSKDLGYISTELAQQLCDKTQGIIRMLTSLIKTLNK
- a CDS encoding succinate dehydrogenase/fumarate reductase iron-sulfur subunit, which translates into the protein MAKNISFTIKYWKQNGPQDQGHFDTHEMKNIPDDTSFLEMLDILNEELIAAGDEPFVFDHDCREGICGMCSLYINGTPHGKTERGATTCQLYMRRFNDGDVITVEPWRSAGFPVIKDCMVDRTAFDKIIQAGGYTSIRTGQAQDANAILISKDNADEAMDCATCIGCGACVAACKNGSAMLFVSSKVSQLALLPQGKPEAAKRAKAMVAKMDEVGFGNCTNTRACEAVCPKNEKIANIARLNREFIKAKFAD